From a region of the Sander lucioperca isolate FBNREF2018 chromosome 8, SLUC_FBN_1.2, whole genome shotgun sequence genome:
- the LOC116043161 gene encoding solute carrier family 35 member F5 isoform X3: MEWVFIMNRMSSQGSSAAQRRRMALGVVILLLVDVIWVASSELTSYIFKRQEYNKPFFSTFTKTSMFVLYLLGFLLWRPWRQQCTGTLKRRHSAFSEPLYVPVKFQDVPAEQSNCLMGDCESSASKKQRVRFSNIMEVRQLPSTQALEAKLSRMSYPAAKDHEAMLRTVGKLTITDVAQISFFFCFVWFLANLSYQEALSDTQVAIVNILSSTSGLFTLILAAIFPSNSSDRFTLSKLLAVALSMGGVTLVSFSSMDSPDDKGVIGSLWSLAGAVLYAVYIVMIKRRVDREDKLDIPMFFGFVGLFNLLLLWPGFLLLHYTGFEAFELPSQLVWTYILINGLIGTVLSEFLWLWGCFLTSSLIGTLALSLTIPLSIMADICMQKARFSWLFFAGAVPVFLSFFIATVLCHYNNWDPVLVGLRRLYVFICRKHRIQRLPEDSEQCESLIPLHPVSLHEGSFCS, from the exons ATGGAGTGGGTGTTCATCATGAACCGGATGAGCTCTCAGGGTAGCTCTGCAGCCCAGCGGAGGCGGATGGCCCTGGGGGTGGTGATACTCCTGCTGGTGGATGTCATCTGGGTAGCCTCCTCCGAGCTCACCTCC TACATTTTCAAGCGACAGGAGTACAACAAACCCTTCTTCAGCACATTCACCAAGACCTCCATGTTTGTACTCTATCTGCTGGGTTTCTTGCTGTGGCGGCCCTGGAGGCAGCAGTGCACTGGCACTCTGAAACGGCGGCACTCTGCCTTT AGTGAACCACTGTATGTTCCAGTGAAGTTCCAGGACGTACCCGCTGAGCAATCAAATTGTTTGATGGGAGACTGTGAATCTT CAGCTTCCAAAAAGCAGCGGGTGCGTTTTAGTAATATCATGGAGGTGCGTCAGCTGCCCTCTACTCAAGCCCTGGAGGCCAAACTGTCCCGCATGTCCTACCCAGCTGCCAAGGACCACGAGGCCATGCTGCGCACAGTGGGCAAGCTAACCATCACTGATGTGGCCCAAATCAGCTTCTTCTTCTGCTTTGTG TGGTTCCTGGCCAACCTGTCCTATCAGGAAGCCCTGTCCGACACGCAGGTCGCCATTGTCAACATCCTGTCATCCACCTCAG GCCTGTTCACGCTCATCTTGGCAGCCATATTTCCCAGCAACAGCAGCGACCGTTTCACCTTGTCCAAACTGTTAGCCGTGGCTCTGAG CATGGGAGGTGTTACCCTGGTGAGTTTCTCCAGCATGGACAGCCCGGATGACAAAGGCGTCATAG GTTCTTTGTGGTCCCTGGCGGGGGCGGTGCTGTACGCTGTCTACATCGTAATGATCAAGAGACGAGTGGACCGGGAGGATAAGCTTGACATCCCCATGTTCTTTG GGTTTGTGGGTCTGTttaacctgctgctgctgtggcctGGCTTCCTCCTGCTCCACTACACGGGCTTCGAGGCCTTCGAGCTTCCCAGCCAGCTGGTGTGGACCTACATCCTCATTAACGGCCTCATTGGAACCGTTCTCTCAGAGTTCCTCTGGCTGTG GGGCTGTTTCCTCACATCGTCTCTAATCGGGACTCTGGCGTTGAGCCTCACCATCCCACTCTCTATTATGGCAGATATTTGCATGCAGAAG GCACGTTTCTCATGGCTGTTTTTTGCCGGGGCGGTCCCtgtcttcctctccttcttcaTCGCCACGGTCTTATGCCACTACAACAACTGGGACCCTGTCCTGGTGGGGCTGAGGAGACTGTACGTCTTCATTTGCAGGAAACATCGCATTCAGAG
- the LOC116043161 gene encoding solute carrier family 35 member F5 isoform X1: MEWVFIMNRMSSQGSSAAQRRRMALGVVILLLVDVIWVASSELTSYIFKRQEYNKPFFSTFTKTSMFVLYLLGFLLWRPWRQQCTGTLKRRHSAFFADAEAYFAPCTTDSTVNNCLSEPLYVPVKFQDVPAEQSNCLMGDCESSASKKQRVRFSNIMEVRQLPSTQALEAKLSRMSYPAAKDHEAMLRTVGKLTITDVAQISFFFCFVWFLANLSYQEALSDTQVAIVNILSSTSGLFTLILAAIFPSNSSDRFTLSKLLAVALSMGGVTLVSFSSMDSPDDKGVIGSLWSLAGAVLYAVYIVMIKRRVDREDKLDIPMFFGFVGLFNLLLLWPGFLLLHYTGFEAFELPSQLVWTYILINGLIGTVLSEFLWLWGCFLTSSLIGTLALSLTIPLSIMADICMQKARFSWLFFAGAVPVFLSFFIATVLCHYNNWDPVLVGLRRLYVFICRKHRIQRLPEDSEQCESLIPLHPVSLHEGSFCS; the protein is encoded by the exons ATGGAGTGGGTGTTCATCATGAACCGGATGAGCTCTCAGGGTAGCTCTGCAGCCCAGCGGAGGCGGATGGCCCTGGGGGTGGTGATACTCCTGCTGGTGGATGTCATCTGGGTAGCCTCCTCCGAGCTCACCTCC TACATTTTCAAGCGACAGGAGTACAACAAACCCTTCTTCAGCACATTCACCAAGACCTCCATGTTTGTACTCTATCTGCTGGGTTTCTTGCTGTGGCGGCCCTGGAGGCAGCAGTGCACTGGCACTCTGAAACGGCGGCACTCTGCCTTT TTTGCTGATGCTGAGGCCTACTTTGCACCCTGCACCACTGACAGCACTGTGAACAACTGTTTG AGTGAACCACTGTATGTTCCAGTGAAGTTCCAGGACGTACCCGCTGAGCAATCAAATTGTTTGATGGGAGACTGTGAATCTT CAGCTTCCAAAAAGCAGCGGGTGCGTTTTAGTAATATCATGGAGGTGCGTCAGCTGCCCTCTACTCAAGCCCTGGAGGCCAAACTGTCCCGCATGTCCTACCCAGCTGCCAAGGACCACGAGGCCATGCTGCGCACAGTGGGCAAGCTAACCATCACTGATGTGGCCCAAATCAGCTTCTTCTTCTGCTTTGTG TGGTTCCTGGCCAACCTGTCCTATCAGGAAGCCCTGTCCGACACGCAGGTCGCCATTGTCAACATCCTGTCATCCACCTCAG GCCTGTTCACGCTCATCTTGGCAGCCATATTTCCCAGCAACAGCAGCGACCGTTTCACCTTGTCCAAACTGTTAGCCGTGGCTCTGAG CATGGGAGGTGTTACCCTGGTGAGTTTCTCCAGCATGGACAGCCCGGATGACAAAGGCGTCATAG GTTCTTTGTGGTCCCTGGCGGGGGCGGTGCTGTACGCTGTCTACATCGTAATGATCAAGAGACGAGTGGACCGGGAGGATAAGCTTGACATCCCCATGTTCTTTG GGTTTGTGGGTCTGTttaacctgctgctgctgtggcctGGCTTCCTCCTGCTCCACTACACGGGCTTCGAGGCCTTCGAGCTTCCCAGCCAGCTGGTGTGGACCTACATCCTCATTAACGGCCTCATTGGAACCGTTCTCTCAGAGTTCCTCTGGCTGTG GGGCTGTTTCCTCACATCGTCTCTAATCGGGACTCTGGCGTTGAGCCTCACCATCCCACTCTCTATTATGGCAGATATTTGCATGCAGAAG GCACGTTTCTCATGGCTGTTTTTTGCCGGGGCGGTCCCtgtcttcctctccttcttcaTCGCCACGGTCTTATGCCACTACAACAACTGGGACCCTGTCCTGGTGGGGCTGAGGAGACTGTACGTCTTCATTTGCAGGAAACATCGCATTCAGAG
- the LOC116043161 gene encoding solute carrier family 35 member F5 isoform X2 — MEWVFIMNRMSSQGSSAAQRRRMALGVVILLLVDVIWVASSELTSYIFKRQEYNKPFFSTFTKTSMFVLYLLGFLLWRPWRQQCTGTLKRRHSAFFADAEAYFAPCTTDSTVNNCLSEPLYVPVKFQDVPAEQSNCLMGDCESSSKKQRVRFSNIMEVRQLPSTQALEAKLSRMSYPAAKDHEAMLRTVGKLTITDVAQISFFFCFVWFLANLSYQEALSDTQVAIVNILSSTSGLFTLILAAIFPSNSSDRFTLSKLLAVALSMGGVTLVSFSSMDSPDDKGVIGSLWSLAGAVLYAVYIVMIKRRVDREDKLDIPMFFGFVGLFNLLLLWPGFLLLHYTGFEAFELPSQLVWTYILINGLIGTVLSEFLWLWGCFLTSSLIGTLALSLTIPLSIMADICMQKARFSWLFFAGAVPVFLSFFIATVLCHYNNWDPVLVGLRRLYVFICRKHRIQRLPEDSEQCESLIPLHPVSLHEGSFCS, encoded by the exons ATGGAGTGGGTGTTCATCATGAACCGGATGAGCTCTCAGGGTAGCTCTGCAGCCCAGCGGAGGCGGATGGCCCTGGGGGTGGTGATACTCCTGCTGGTGGATGTCATCTGGGTAGCCTCCTCCGAGCTCACCTCC TACATTTTCAAGCGACAGGAGTACAACAAACCCTTCTTCAGCACATTCACCAAGACCTCCATGTTTGTACTCTATCTGCTGGGTTTCTTGCTGTGGCGGCCCTGGAGGCAGCAGTGCACTGGCACTCTGAAACGGCGGCACTCTGCCTTT TTTGCTGATGCTGAGGCCTACTTTGCACCCTGCACCACTGACAGCACTGTGAACAACTGTTTG AGTGAACCACTGTATGTTCCAGTGAAGTTCCAGGACGTACCCGCTGAGCAATCAAATTGTTTGATGGGAGACTGTGAATCTT CTTCCAAAAAGCAGCGGGTGCGTTTTAGTAATATCATGGAGGTGCGTCAGCTGCCCTCTACTCAAGCCCTGGAGGCCAAACTGTCCCGCATGTCCTACCCAGCTGCCAAGGACCACGAGGCCATGCTGCGCACAGTGGGCAAGCTAACCATCACTGATGTGGCCCAAATCAGCTTCTTCTTCTGCTTTGTG TGGTTCCTGGCCAACCTGTCCTATCAGGAAGCCCTGTCCGACACGCAGGTCGCCATTGTCAACATCCTGTCATCCACCTCAG GCCTGTTCACGCTCATCTTGGCAGCCATATTTCCCAGCAACAGCAGCGACCGTTTCACCTTGTCCAAACTGTTAGCCGTGGCTCTGAG CATGGGAGGTGTTACCCTGGTGAGTTTCTCCAGCATGGACAGCCCGGATGACAAAGGCGTCATAG GTTCTTTGTGGTCCCTGGCGGGGGCGGTGCTGTACGCTGTCTACATCGTAATGATCAAGAGACGAGTGGACCGGGAGGATAAGCTTGACATCCCCATGTTCTTTG GGTTTGTGGGTCTGTttaacctgctgctgctgtggcctGGCTTCCTCCTGCTCCACTACACGGGCTTCGAGGCCTTCGAGCTTCCCAGCCAGCTGGTGTGGACCTACATCCTCATTAACGGCCTCATTGGAACCGTTCTCTCAGAGTTCCTCTGGCTGTG GGGCTGTTTCCTCACATCGTCTCTAATCGGGACTCTGGCGTTGAGCCTCACCATCCCACTCTCTATTATGGCAGATATTTGCATGCAGAAG GCACGTTTCTCATGGCTGTTTTTTGCCGGGGCGGTCCCtgtcttcctctccttcttcaTCGCCACGGTCTTATGCCACTACAACAACTGGGACCCTGTCCTGGTGGGGCTGAGGAGACTGTACGTCTTCATTTGCAGGAAACATCGCATTCAGAG